From the genome of Bacillaceae bacterium S4-13-56:
AGGTAAAAACTGTGATCTAATGGTCGCTTCAAGTGAAATTGCTGCAGAGCTATCAGATGAAAATGTACCAATAGTCTCTATTGATAACCTATTAGATAAAAATGAGATTAAAGAAAAAATATTGCCAATGATTGAGAAACTGTATAAGGGGGTATAGAAATGATTGATTTATTAGTATCTATATTAAGTAATCCATCTATTATTATAGCTTTAATTGCAGGATTAGGTTTAATCGCACTGCGTAAATCCACATCGGACATTATAAAAGGTACATTAAAAACACTTTTTGGTTTCTTAATCTTACAACAAGGTGCCGGTATTATAGTGAATTCTCTTATTCCTTTTAGTACGATGTTTACCGAAGCCTTTGGATTAACAGGTATTGTTGCAGAAGATAATGCCATTGCAGCTGCTGTTCAGGTTGTGCTAGGAAAAGAAACGGCATTTATTTTAATTTTCTCATTTCTTATTAATGTGTTA
Proteins encoded in this window:
- a CDS encoding PTS sugar transporter subunit IIB, whose translation is MYILSVCGMGFGTSLMLLMDIQSMAKEHGYTVDGEATDLGSAKGKNCDLMVASSEIAAELSDENVPIVSIDNLLDKNEIKEKILPMIEKLYKGV